The Algoriphagus sanaruensis genome window below encodes:
- a CDS encoding phenylacetate--CoA ligase family protein, producing MGQFHKWLFFKGAKRRNPSIFQHYTSLKATENLSFEELNELNQERLKAISIFAFQHSPFYKRRFEEVGFNPIDDWSLRGFQTVPYTEKSDLIQFNDDIHTPASFFEKRFFVETSGTSGEILTFHRDESWDSFNRAAIWRGYSWYNATPWDRKLYFWGYNTATLKRLKLRLLDFSVNRFRLFDYDPAKLKKLETSLQEVEIIEGYSSMIYELACLMEDKKVKFDQLKLVKGTSEKVFAHYQDIAKKVYGTKITNEYGSTESGIIAFECPQGSMHINMEGVFVEQDPEDLGIVVTNLQSFSFPSIRYKLGDQIELEPSSFQCSCGMKSPVIREVTGRIGKKILGENRNYPSLTLYYIFKNIYFNQGLKIDFQAHQYEKGKLQIWLKEPITPDIERLIFEESKAYFHDLEISLIENHNFREQGGKLRDFISHLS from the coding sequence ATGGGACAGTTTCATAAATGGCTCTTTTTCAAAGGAGCTAAACGTCGAAACCCATCTATTTTTCAACATTATACTTCCTTAAAAGCCACTGAAAATTTGTCTTTTGAGGAACTCAATGAACTAAATCAGGAAAGGCTCAAGGCAATTTCCATATTTGCTTTTCAGCATAGTCCATTTTACAAGCGGAGATTTGAAGAAGTAGGATTCAATCCAATTGACGATTGGTCCTTAAGGGGATTTCAGACCGTTCCTTACACTGAAAAATCTGATCTGATTCAATTCAATGATGATATTCACACCCCAGCTTCCTTTTTTGAAAAAAGGTTTTTTGTAGAAACTTCAGGGACTTCAGGGGAAATCTTGACTTTCCATCGGGATGAATCTTGGGATTCCTTTAATAGGGCTGCGATTTGGAGAGGGTATAGTTGGTATAACGCAACTCCTTGGGACCGTAAGTTGTATTTTTGGGGATATAATACGGCGACCTTAAAACGGTTAAAACTCCGACTACTTGATTTTTCAGTGAATAGGTTTCGCCTGTTTGATTATGATCCGGCAAAACTCAAAAAGCTGGAAACAAGTCTGCAAGAAGTCGAAATTATTGAAGGGTATAGCTCGATGATTTATGAGTTAGCCTGTCTGATGGAAGACAAAAAGGTCAAATTTGATCAATTGAAGTTGGTGAAAGGTACTTCTGAGAAGGTATTTGCGCATTATCAGGATATTGCCAAGAAGGTTTATGGGACTAAAATCACCAATGAATATGGCTCCACAGAGTCAGGAATCATAGCCTTTGAATGCCCTCAGGGAAGCATGCATATCAATATGGAAGGGGTTTTTGTAGAGCAAGATCCTGAAGATTTGGGTATTGTAGTTACCAACTTACAATCCTTTTCATTTCCATCTATCCGCTACAAGCTAGGCGATCAAATAGAACTGGAACCCAGCTCCTTTCAATGTAGCTGCGGAATGAAAAGCCCCGTTATTCGAGAAGTGACAGGTCGAATTGGTAAAAAGATTTTAGGTGAAAACAGAAATTATCCGAGTTTAACCTTGTATTACATTTTCAAAAACATCTATTTTAATCAAGGATTAAAAATTGATTTTCAGGCTCACCAATATGAAAAGGGGAAACTTCAGATTTGGTTAAAGGAGCCAATTACCCCTGACATCGAAAGATTAATTTTTGAAGAATCGAAGGCGTATTTTCATGATTTGGAAATTTCGCTGATCGAAAACCACAATTTTAGAGAGCAAGGTGGGAAGCTCAGAGATTTTATTTCTCACCTCTCATAG
- a CDS encoding glycosyltransferase family 4 protein, with protein MKNKLPKKILFLGETYRADAQTWIKGIEKVSGLQIETLEVKSTKTRTGRIFMFLFFLFKILITNLKKSYDLVLAERSTSYGFFAIFVNAKRRVVAQQGITDIWPLTEFSLMIKPFFQRQAYQKADLIHAWGDVMVPAMLESGANPDKILIMPKGIDLSKYRFFDFPEKDRKLAVVTRSLTSVYNHSDILDALVILKEKNIDIKVIIVGDGNLMPNLEQMAIDLNLTEQVEFTGRIPNEDLPDLLSRASMYISVPETEGVSASLFEAMASGCFPIVTDLPGTRAFIENGKNGFLVGVNQPEEIAIAILNYLEKPESFQSAVLENRTYIDQNVDLDQNMKRIWDRYQALFLPKQINA; from the coding sequence TTGAAAAATAAACTTCCAAAAAAAATTCTTTTCCTAGGGGAAACGTATCGTGCGGACGCTCAGACTTGGATTAAAGGAATCGAAAAAGTGTCAGGACTTCAAATCGAAACTTTAGAAGTAAAATCCACCAAAACTAGAACAGGTAGGATTTTTATGTTCCTCTTTTTCCTCTTTAAAATACTCATCACCAATCTGAAAAAATCCTATGATTTGGTGCTTGCCGAACGATCAACAAGTTATGGTTTCTTCGCTATTTTTGTTAACGCAAAACGAAGAGTAGTCGCTCAACAAGGGATAACTGATATTTGGCCTTTAACTGAATTCTCACTGATGATTAAGCCATTTTTTCAAAGGCAGGCCTATCAAAAAGCAGATTTGATCCATGCCTGGGGGGATGTGATGGTACCTGCCATGCTTGAATCAGGAGCCAATCCAGATAAAATTTTAATCATGCCTAAAGGGATTGACTTATCTAAATACCGATTTTTTGATTTTCCAGAAAAAGATAGAAAGCTCGCCGTGGTAACCAGGTCCTTGACTTCGGTCTACAACCATTCTGACATCTTGGATGCCTTGGTGATTTTGAAAGAGAAAAATATAGATATCAAGGTGATTATCGTAGGGGATGGGAACTTGATGCCAAATTTGGAGCAGATGGCAATTGACTTAAATCTGACAGAGCAAGTTGAGTTTACAGGTAGAATTCCCAACGAGGATCTTCCTGATTTACTTTCAAGGGCAAGTATGTATATTTCTGTTCCCGAGACGGAGGGAGTTTCTGCATCTCTTTTTGAAGCAATGGCATCGGGTTGTTTTCCGATCGTCACGGATCTTCCAGGGACAAGAGCCTTTATTGAAAATGGTAAGAACGGGTTTTTGGTAGGGGTAAATCAGCCGGAGGAAATTGCTATAGCCATCTTGAATTACCTCGAAAAACCTGAAAGTTTTCAATCTGCTGTCCTTGAAAATAGAACCTATATCGATCAGAATGTTGATTTAGACCAAAATATGAAAAGGATATGGGACCGATATCAAGCATTGTTTTTACCTAAACAAATTAATGCCTGA
- a CDS encoding NAD-dependent epimerase/dehydratase family protein, producing MSKQVLLTGASGFLGGYISQEFGDELITLGRGKSNQIQIDLASEIPKLPSLSKVIHAAGFAHRVPKSEIEKNQFFKVNVQGTKNLLLGIAAMPEKPKDFIFISTVAVYGLDQGIGISEEYVPQPTTPYGQSKWEAERLIADFCAEWNISLTILRLPLVAGVVKVQGNLKAMIHAIRKGFYFRIKGVNPQKSMVLASDVAKLVAEIKYRPGVYNLTDGINPSLVELEEYLANYFSSNIKTLPIQPIKWAAKFGDRMTKFPLNTYRLEKLKSSLTFDDSKAVRELNWKPNPVIGNLDLERLEK from the coding sequence ATGAGTAAACAAGTTTTACTTACAGGAGCATCCGGGTTTTTAGGCGGGTACATTTCTCAAGAATTTGGTGATGAATTGATCACCTTGGGCAGAGGCAAATCCAACCAAATTCAAATCGATTTAGCCTCTGAAATCCCCAAATTACCTTCTCTTTCGAAAGTAATCCATGCTGCTGGTTTTGCTCATCGAGTCCCAAAATCAGAAATTGAGAAGAATCAGTTTTTTAAAGTAAATGTTCAAGGAACAAAAAATCTACTTTTGGGAATTGCCGCAATGCCTGAAAAACCTAAGGATTTTATCTTCATTAGCACTGTGGCTGTGTATGGTTTGGATCAAGGAATTGGTATTTCGGAGGAATATGTCCCTCAACCTACGACCCCCTATGGGCAGAGTAAATGGGAAGCTGAGCGACTAATCGCTGATTTCTGTGCGGAGTGGAATATCTCCTTAACCATTCTAAGGTTACCCTTGGTGGCAGGAGTGGTAAAGGTTCAAGGAAATCTAAAAGCAATGATTCATGCAATTCGAAAAGGTTTTTACTTTAGAATCAAAGGTGTAAATCCCCAAAAATCAATGGTGTTAGCATCTGATGTGGCCAAACTTGTCGCTGAGATAAAATATAGGCCTGGAGTTTACAATCTTACTGATGGAATCAATCCCTCTTTAGTTGAATTGGAAGAGTATTTGGCAAACTATTTTTCCTCCAACATCAAAACTTTACCTATTCAACCTATCAAATGGGCGGCGAAGTTTGGGGATAGGATGACAAAATTCCCATTAAATACTTATAGGCTTGAAAAATTAAAATCATCTTTAACCTTTGACGATTCAAAGGCAGTCAGGGAATTAAATTGGAAACCCAACCCTGTTATTGGCAACTTAGATTTAGAAAGACTTGAAAAATAA
- a CDS encoding glycosyltransferase family 4 protein, which yields MRILVFYQYFGTPKGGWSTRYYEFTRRWVSRGHQVTVITSPYYKSDIRAKGFIHRQTIEGVELIVINSPDSNKDSFFKRAWNALRFALVSVYFALTEPTDCVISSSGPITTAIPGLLAKILRRKKFVFEVRDLWPKGGIELGKLQNGFIQKLALKFEKLIYRNSDLIVTCSPGMTQGVLDVLPSANTLTISNSADLDLFKPNSDQASSSELPLFIYAGSLGLMDDCSQILNGLHLLKRKDYRFKFIGDGAEKPLLIQLVDKYGLKEQVEFLGLIPKVDVVKWFAHARASLVTFKDLPVLHTNSPNKLFDSLSAGVPVIQSTKGWIFEMVNHTQCGINVDPQSPHDFAKAFELMIDFPEEAERMGKNARRLAENRFDRSKLSEEYIKAMESL from the coding sequence ATGAGAATTTTGGTTTTTTATCAATACTTCGGAACACCAAAGGGAGGCTGGAGTACCAGATATTACGAATTTACTCGAAGATGGGTAAGCCGAGGTCATCAGGTTACTGTCATTACTTCTCCATATTACAAATCTGATATTCGAGCTAAAGGCTTTATTCATAGACAGACGATCGAAGGAGTGGAATTGATTGTCATCAATTCTCCTGATTCCAATAAAGATTCATTTTTCAAAAGAGCCTGGAACGCCTTGAGGTTTGCGCTTGTATCCGTGTATTTTGCGCTAACTGAACCTACGGATTGCGTGATTTCAAGTTCGGGACCAATTACAACCGCCATTCCTGGTTTACTAGCAAAGATTCTTAGAAGAAAAAAATTTGTATTTGAAGTCAGGGATTTGTGGCCAAAGGGAGGTATTGAGTTAGGGAAGTTGCAAAATGGATTTATTCAGAAACTTGCACTGAAATTTGAAAAATTGATTTACCGGAACTCGGATTTGATTGTGACTTGCTCTCCAGGAATGACTCAGGGAGTGCTTGATGTGTTGCCTTCGGCAAATACCCTCACTATTTCGAATTCTGCAGATTTAGACCTGTTTAAACCAAATTCTGATCAAGCTTCATCTTCCGAATTACCGCTGTTTATTTATGCAGGATCCTTGGGATTAATGGATGATTGTAGTCAGATTTTGAACGGACTTCATCTTCTAAAAAGGAAGGATTATAGATTTAAGTTTATTGGAGATGGGGCAGAAAAACCGCTTCTTATTCAGCTGGTAGATAAGTACGGATTAAAAGAACAAGTTGAATTTTTAGGATTAATCCCAAAAGTAGATGTGGTAAAATGGTTTGCTCATGCTCGGGCAAGCCTAGTGACCTTTAAAGATTTACCGGTATTGCATACCAATTCCCCAAATAAGCTCTTTGACTCTTTATCTGCTGGCGTGCCTGTAATTCAATCTACGAAAGGCTGGATTTTTGAAATGGTCAATCATACTCAATGTGGAATTAATGTTGATCCACAAAGTCCTCATGACTTTGCAAAGGCATTTGAGTTGATGATCGATTTTCCTGAGGAGGCTGAAAGAATGGGAAAGAATGCCCGAAGGTTGGCTGAGAATAGATTTGATCGCTCAAAATTGAGTGAAGAGTACATCAAGGCAATGGAATCTTTATGA
- a CDS encoding O-antigen ligase family protein, with translation MLRPKAPVTVYIGLLVYVIAFEIIARMAQSSPFIPYEMGKYLLFLLLVGGILKYKTTAWPAFWMVVLLIPSLFIEKSGEVSFLDVIFNFMGPMNTALAILFFKGKRVSKFMMLHYLRLMIYPMVAVFSFAIFRTPDIQDVEFNLSANSAVAGGFGSNQVSTGLGLAAFFVFIFWINKWRLSGYRMLDTALLMLFTIQGLLTFSRGGMMTGFLGIFVVLYYLRKANAKEIIKYRLVRIGKYLIPAFLLIIGSFFIVNRLTDGLLILRYQGETAGTYAGIKEKSLNIITSGRLDIFLGDLELWADHPVTGVGVAASRYMRDRMKGVVAHVELSRLFAEHGLFGLAYFILLSYYGFKVLRSSLNPAIAGLLFAMYAVGLFTSFHAAMRTFVSPLMIGLSMLTVFERTNSNIAKKKEAEEKIPLSSPN, from the coding sequence TTGCTGAGACCAAAAGCTCCAGTCACAGTGTATATCGGCTTATTGGTTTATGTCATCGCCTTTGAAATCATTGCACGGATGGCTCAATCATCCCCTTTTATTCCTTATGAAATGGGGAAATATTTACTTTTTCTTCTCCTGGTAGGGGGAATTTTAAAGTACAAAACTACCGCATGGCCAGCATTTTGGATGGTTGTGCTTTTGATTCCAAGCTTATTCATTGAGAAATCCGGAGAGGTATCTTTTCTGGATGTGATTTTCAATTTCATGGGCCCAATGAATACGGCATTGGCTATTCTTTTCTTCAAAGGAAAAAGAGTGTCAAAGTTTATGATGCTCCACTATTTAAGATTGATGATCTATCCGATGGTGGCTGTGTTTTCATTTGCCATTTTTAGAACTCCAGACATCCAAGATGTAGAATTTAATTTGAGTGCAAATTCTGCGGTGGCAGGTGGTTTTGGTTCTAATCAGGTTTCGACTGGATTGGGTCTGGCAGCTTTTTTTGTCTTTATATTTTGGATTAATAAGTGGAGGCTTTCAGGATATCGTATGTTGGATACGGCGCTTCTGATGTTGTTCACGATTCAAGGTCTTCTTACCTTTTCAAGAGGAGGGATGATGACTGGATTTTTGGGAATTTTTGTGGTGTTATATTATCTCAGAAAAGCAAATGCAAAGGAAATAATCAAGTATCGATTAGTCAGAATAGGAAAGTACCTGATCCCCGCTTTTCTGTTAATTATAGGCTCTTTTTTTATTGTCAATCGACTGACCGATGGCTTACTTATTTTGCGTTACCAAGGTGAAACAGCAGGAACCTATGCGGGGATTAAGGAGAAAAGTTTAAATATCATTACCTCAGGCCGCTTAGATATATTTCTTGGTGATCTTGAATTATGGGCTGACCATCCTGTTACTGGAGTTGGAGTGGCAGCATCCCGCTACATGCGGGATAGAATGAAAGGGGTGGTAGCGCACGTAGAACTCAGCCGGCTTTTTGCCGAACACGGTCTATTTGGTTTAGCCTACTTTATTTTGCTCTCCTATTATGGGTTTAAAGTTTTGCGATCAAGTCTCAATCCGGCAATTGCAGGCCTTTTATTTGCCATGTATGCCGTTGGTTTGTTTACGAGTTTCCATGCGGCCATGAGAACTTTCGTTTCTCCATTGATGATCGGTCTGAGTATGCTTACCGTGTTTGAAAGAACGAATTCGAATATTGCTAAAAAGAAGGAGGCGGAAGAAAAAATCCCACTAAGCTCTCCTAATTGA
- a CDS encoding acyltransferase family protein, which yields MNFWIKTFRRSTSSKNFIPEIDGMRFLAIGTVVIFHFHYLLWRQLDGSVIMDVATDGIDTAGWWLSRMDFGVKLFFAISGFILSIPFFNYYWFKGPKVGLKNYFVRRLTRLEPPFLIAVFGFFLVHLVVLDGSFKELLPHFLATVFYVHTPIFNEYSVINPVTWSLETEVQFYILIPFLAAFALSKKRPKWLALGLGLILFFGSIYLRGVYLSQGTYGMMANISGFFSHFMVGIGFAYVYLTQKTWLEKKSIFWDLVAGISLLGIFLGYKPQAQFLNQVGFNVAMFFLFISAFKSIIFNRFLTIPGVYLVGGMCYSIYLIHLPFFGLTSQFVQKFVVGDEYSTNFWIFLFPVLAGLMLISGLFYVLIEKPCMAKDWHIKLLNRLKMKS from the coding sequence ATGAACTTTTGGATAAAAACATTTCGAAGATCAACTTCCTCCAAAAACTTTATTCCTGAGATAGATGGAATGCGGTTTTTGGCTATTGGCACCGTAGTGATTTTCCACTTCCATTATTTGCTTTGGAGGCAATTGGACGGATCGGTGATCATGGATGTGGCAACAGATGGAATCGATACTGCCGGCTGGTGGCTTTCTAGAATGGACTTTGGAGTCAAATTATTCTTTGCCATCAGTGGGTTTATCCTAAGTATTCCATTTTTCAATTATTACTGGTTTAAGGGACCCAAAGTTGGGCTGAAAAATTATTTTGTCCGTCGCTTGACCCGCTTAGAACCTCCTTTCCTGATTGCCGTTTTTGGGTTTTTCTTGGTGCATCTAGTTGTGCTTGATGGGTCATTTAAAGAACTTCTGCCCCATTTCTTAGCCACTGTATTTTATGTTCATACGCCCATTTTCAATGAATATTCGGTGATCAATCCTGTGACTTGGAGCTTAGAGACCGAGGTTCAGTTTTACATTTTGATTCCTTTCTTAGCAGCATTTGCCTTGTCCAAAAAAAGGCCTAAATGGCTGGCTTTAGGGTTAGGGTTGATCTTGTTTTTTGGTTCAATCTACCTTCGAGGGGTTTATTTGAGCCAAGGTACATATGGCATGATGGCCAATATTTCAGGATTTTTCAGCCATTTCATGGTAGGGATTGGATTTGCTTATGTCTACCTAACTCAAAAAACTTGGCTTGAAAAAAAATCCATCTTTTGGGATTTAGTAGCAGGAATAAGTCTTCTAGGAATTTTTTTAGGATATAAGCCCCAAGCCCAGTTTTTAAATCAGGTAGGTTTTAATGTCGCTATGTTTTTTCTTTTCATCTCTGCATTCAAGTCCATTATCTTTAATCGATTTTTAACGATTCCTGGAGTGTATTTAGTCGGAGGGATGTGTTATTCTATTTATTTGATCCATCTTCCATTTTTTGGGTTGACCTCTCAGTTTGTCCAAAAGTTTGTGGTTGGCGATGAATACTCCACCAATTTTTGGATATTTCTTTTTCCGGTTTTAGCGGGATTAATGCTTATTTCAGGTCTATTTTACGTCTTGATCGAAAAGCCGTGTATGGCAAAAGATTGGCATATTAAATTGTTGAATCGATTAAAAATGAAGTCCTGA
- a CDS encoding glycosyltransferase, whose translation MSKVFFQMVDTLEMGGTERMSINIAKVMADQGFESHLVVSRRSGGMSSKVPREINLHFLEKKNSFDFGAFMRLLKLVRKFRPQIFHAHSTSVFWAIGIKILSGKFQLVWHDHFGLSDQLDQYPRKEMVPLSKWIDKVITVNDKLTSYWRGNLPLKPEQIITLKNFPFLILPKTTKNTKFTFLHLANFRAQKNHFNLIQAVALLKERRKDFEVVMVGEIVEKELYESILNRIKEENLSDFILVKGPSLQVEDYLACCHAGILSSDSEGLPVALLEYGLAALPVICTQVGDCDKVISSDQYGYLIPPSDAPSLADAMEKLLGSSDHGEEKGRALKQKIEVEYGSAAFFSAYSSFVSAV comes from the coding sequence TTGAGTAAAGTATTTTTTCAAATGGTCGATACCCTTGAAATGGGAGGAACCGAGCGTATGAGCATCAATATTGCAAAAGTGATGGCTGATCAAGGTTTTGAAAGTCATTTAGTAGTTAGTCGGCGCTCGGGAGGAATGTCTAGTAAAGTTCCAAGAGAAATCAACCTTCACTTTTTAGAAAAGAAAAACTCATTTGACTTCGGAGCTTTTATGAGGTTGTTGAAACTGGTCAGGAAGTTTAGACCCCAAATTTTTCATGCCCATAGCACCTCTGTTTTTTGGGCCATAGGGATAAAAATTCTCTCAGGTAAATTTCAATTGGTATGGCATGACCATTTTGGTCTTAGTGATCAATTGGATCAATATCCGAGAAAGGAGATGGTACCTTTATCTAAGTGGATTGATAAAGTAATTACTGTCAATGATAAATTGACTTCTTACTGGAGGGGAAATCTTCCACTTAAGCCTGAACAAATTATTACCTTAAAAAATTTTCCATTTCTAATTCTCCCCAAAACAACCAAAAATACCAAGTTTACCTTTCTCCATCTGGCTAATTTTAGAGCTCAAAAAAATCATTTCAATTTGATTCAAGCAGTAGCCTTGTTAAAGGAAAGAAGGAAAGATTTCGAGGTGGTAATGGTTGGGGAAATCGTCGAAAAGGAGCTTTACGAATCTATCCTAAATCGAATAAAGGAGGAAAATTTATCCGATTTTATCCTTGTGAAAGGCCCCTCCTTGCAAGTTGAAGATTATTTGGCCTGCTGTCATGCAGGCATACTGTCTTCCGATTCGGAAGGGCTGCCTGTGGCATTGTTGGAATATGGTCTTGCAGCTCTTCCAGTCATTTGTACCCAAGTCGGTGATTGTGATAAGGTGATTTCTTCGGATCAATATGGCTACCTGATTCCTCCCTCAGATGCTCCTTCACTTGCTGATGCAATGGAGAAATTACTCGGATCTTCTGACCATGGAGAAGAAAAAGGAAGGGCTTTAAAACAAAAAATTGAAGTCGAATATGGCTCTGCTGCTTTCTTTTCAGCCTATTCATCATTCGTGTCAGCGGTATGA
- a CDS encoding glycosyltransferase family 4 protein: MKFLILTHVEHKLHNGQYFGYGPYVKEMNLWFEFVTEVVVVAPLLPEQTLNPIDLPYIHPSLRFVEVPPINLLTWKSRFQTALHLPGIFLTVFKEMRRADHLHLRCPGNMGLVASFAQIFFPGKKKTAKYAGNWDPSSLQPFSYRLQQKLLSNQALTKNMNVLVYGDWQPNNRNLKPFFTATYFEKEVKNTPPRPLLGPLKLIFVGTLSSGKNPLVSCQTVFFLKQQGIDCSLQLYGEGPEREKIERFALDNSLQEVIHLHGNVKADQLKDEYATSHFLLFASSSEGWPKAVAEAMFWGCIPITTRVSCVPEMIGQGSRGVLVEPDPKKMCNEIVNLLQNPDRYNQLSQEAMDWSRQFTMEQFKSEIKKLIQN; this comes from the coding sequence TTGAAATTTTTAATACTTACTCATGTCGAACATAAGCTTCACAATGGCCAATATTTTGGTTACGGACCTTATGTTAAGGAAATGAATTTGTGGTTTGAGTTTGTTACGGAGGTGGTTGTCGTGGCACCATTGCTACCAGAGCAAACTCTAAATCCGATAGATTTACCCTATATCCATCCATCTCTTCGATTTGTTGAAGTTCCTCCTATTAATTTATTGACTTGGAAGTCACGATTTCAAACGGCCCTTCATTTACCTGGCATCTTCCTGACTGTATTCAAAGAAATGAGAAGGGCGGATCATCTGCATTTAAGATGTCCTGGAAACATGGGGTTGGTTGCTTCCTTTGCACAGATATTCTTTCCCGGTAAAAAGAAGACAGCCAAATATGCCGGGAACTGGGACCCTTCTAGTTTACAGCCATTCAGCTACCGCCTTCAACAAAAGCTCTTGTCCAATCAGGCCCTTACCAAAAACATGAATGTTCTTGTCTATGGAGATTGGCAGCCTAATAATCGAAATCTTAAGCCGTTTTTCACGGCAACTTATTTTGAAAAGGAAGTAAAGAACACACCTCCAAGACCCTTGCTTGGTCCTTTGAAACTTATCTTTGTTGGGACTTTGAGTTCTGGAAAAAATCCTCTCGTGAGCTGCCAAACTGTTTTTTTTCTGAAGCAGCAAGGAATTGACTGTTCCTTACAGTTATATGGCGAAGGACCGGAAAGGGAAAAAATTGAGCGATTTGCCCTGGACAATTCTTTACAAGAGGTAATCCACTTGCATGGTAATGTCAAAGCCGATCAATTGAAGGACGAATATGCAACCTCTCACTTTTTGTTGTTTGCTTCCTCCAGTGAAGGATGGCCAAAGGCGGTTGCAGAGGCAATGTTTTGGGGGTGTATTCCCATTACTACGCGAGTTTCCTGTGTCCCTGAGATGATCGGTCAAGGTAGTCGAGGAGTTTTGGTTGAACCTGACCCTAAAAAGATGTGCAATGAAATCGTAAACCTCCTGCAAAATCCTGATCGATATAACCAATTGAGTCAGGAAGCCATGGATTGGTCAAGGCAATTCACCATGGAACAATTCAAATCAGAAATCAAAAAATTGATTCAAAATTGA
- a CDS encoding glycosyltransferase family 4 protein: MHICYLTNEYPVPGEPHGGIGSFLGVICPALVAAGHQVSVINGTSGKSKIVQREGVQIHYVAFSKIKGLAWHYNFKAINTQLKHIHLQNPIDIVESSELGLAFISKLSGIRYVIRLHGGHHFFAEGERRSVNRWKAFQEKRSFSKADGFIGVSQYVVNHTGKLLNMKGRPLDVIMYPIALQRFKPEPFEKIIPFKVVFAGTLIEKKGIRQLVLSLEYLIEKYPLLKLHIYGRDWMDSEGRSYKEKLIASIPEKIMEHLEFHGPVDQKSLPEIYASAHVCAFPSHIETLGLVAPEAMATQRAVLYTETGPGPEVVEHGESGWLCNPWDPKDISEKLADIFDHEDEMKRRAINGCRKVNGQFNIVHILEKNISFYTSLL, encoded by the coding sequence ATGCACATTTGTTACCTCACTAATGAATATCCTGTTCCGGGTGAACCCCATGGTGGAATTGGAAGCTTTTTGGGAGTAATCTGTCCTGCATTGGTAGCAGCTGGACATCAGGTATCCGTGATCAATGGTACTTCTGGTAAATCTAAGATAGTACAACGGGAAGGGGTTCAAATCCATTACGTTGCATTTTCTAAGATAAAGGGATTGGCTTGGCATTATAATTTTAAAGCAATCAATACACAGCTCAAGCATATCCATCTGCAAAATCCCATCGATATCGTAGAAAGTTCCGAGTTGGGCTTAGCTTTTATATCTAAGCTTTCAGGAATTCGATATGTCATTCGACTTCATGGTGGTCATCATTTTTTTGCAGAAGGTGAGCGACGCTCTGTGAATCGGTGGAAAGCCTTTCAGGAAAAGCGCTCGTTTTCCAAGGCAGATGGTTTTATTGGCGTCTCTCAATACGTGGTAAATCACACCGGTAAACTGTTAAACATGAAGGGCCGTCCCTTGGATGTGATCATGTACCCTATTGCCCTGCAGCGGTTTAAGCCAGAGCCTTTTGAGAAAATAATTCCATTCAAAGTTGTATTTGCAGGAACCCTAATTGAGAAAAAAGGTATTCGACAATTGGTTCTTTCTCTTGAATATCTCATCGAAAAATATCCATTACTTAAACTTCATATTTATGGGCGGGATTGGATGGATTCGGAAGGACGTTCTTACAAGGAGAAACTCATTGCATCCATCCCTGAAAAAATTATGGAGCACTTGGAATTTCATGGTCCAGTGGATCAGAAATCCTTACCTGAAATCTATGCCTCAGCCCATGTCTGTGCCTTTCCTTCGCATATCGAAACTTTAGGGCTAGTAGCACCAGAAGCAATGGCAACACAGAGAGCGGTACTTTATACCGAGACGGGCCCTGGACCAGAAGTGGTTGAGCATGGGGAATCTGGCTGGCTTTGTAATCCTTGGGACCCGAAAGATATTTCCGAAAAGTTGGCTGATATTTTTGATCATGAAGATGAAATGAAAAGGAGGGCTATCAATGGATGCCGAAAGGTAAATGGTCAATTTAACATCGTTCATATTCTAGAAAAGAACATTTCCTTTTATACTTCCCTTCTTTAA